One genomic region from Xyrauchen texanus isolate HMW12.3.18 chromosome 16, RBS_HiC_50CHRs, whole genome shotgun sequence encodes:
- the LOC127657337 gene encoding prolyl hydroxylase EGLN3-like, translating to MHQAQANMPFLQQTLDTQLERLALEQVVPALLDQGFFFVDHFLGEIAGHMVLGQVKRMHNCGLLNDGQLAGRSSGVCRRNIRGDKIAWVNGTEKGTEAVNFLLQLIDKLISLCVERLGKRIRARSKAMVACYPGNGAGYVKHVDNPNADGRCVTCIYYLNKNWNAKEHGGILRIFPDGKSYVADVEPLFDRLLLFWSDRRNPHEVQPSYATRYAITVWYFDSEERAEAKRKFRDLTATSQEGSSS from the exons ATGCATCAAGCTCAAGCCAATATGCCATTTCTTCAGCAAACACTGGATACGCAGTTGGAAAGACTAGCTTTGGAGCAGGTCGTGCCCGCTCTATTGGACCAGGGCTTCTTTTTCGTGGACCATTTTTTGGGGGAGATAGCGGGACATATGGTTTTAGGTCAGGTCAAACGAATGCATAATTGCGGGCTCCTGAACGACGGCCAGCTGGCGGGGAGAAGCAGTGGAGTTTGCAGGAGAAACATCAGAGGAGACAAAATAGCCTGGGTTAATGGGACCGAAAAGGGCACAGAGGCTGTGAATTTCTTATTACAACTCATAGACAAGCTTATTTCTCTATGCGTCGAGCGACTGGGCAAAAGAATTCGTGCAAGGTCAAAG GCGATGGTGGCTTGTTATCCAGGAAATGGAGCTGGATACGTGAAACATGTAGATAACCCTAATGCAGACGGTCGCTGTGTCACCTGTATTTACTATCTGAACAAAAACTGGAATGCCAAG GAGCATGGGGGAATATTAAGGATCTTTCCGGATGGGAAATCTTACGTGGCCGATGTTGAACCCTTATTTGATCGACTTCTGCTTTTCTGGTCTGATCGAAGAAACCCTCATGAAGTGCAACCATCATACGCTACGAG GTATGCAATCACTGTGTGGTACTTTGATTCAGAGGAAAGAGCCGAAGCAAAAAGGAAATTCAGAGACCTTACAG CCACATCTCAAGAAGGCTCCTCATCTTAA